The Roseibium sp. Sym1 nucleotide sequence AATGTAAGATCAATACAAGAATTGATAATTCTAAATTTAAGTCAAAACTCTAAATATTCTCTTTTTTTCTCTGAAACATATTCCCGGTAGCCTCGGCAAGACTTCAGTCACCTTGAGGCGCAATCAAAATGAAAAAGACGCTTTTCCAGGCGTTTGCCAATTGCCGGAATGGAACCATTGCTGTGTTCACCGCGCTGCTCATGCCGATCGCCATCGGCGGGTTCGGGCTGGGAGCGGAGGCCTCCTACTGGTATTTCGAGCAACGCAAGCTGCAGAATGCGGCCGATGTCGCCGCCTATGCCGCCGCGGCCCAGCTGAGAACCAACCGGGACGAAACCAGCGTAACGGACGCCGCCACGGCGGCAGCGGTGAAGACCGGATACAGCACGTCACTCGGCACGCTGACGGTCAGCTGGCCCCCTTCGGCCGGCAGCTTTGCCGGTGACACCAACGCGGTGGAAATCGCCCTGAGGGAAGACCACCCAAGACTGTTCACGGCCATATTCTCGTCCGGCGACGTGGCGCTTGCCGGACGGGCCGTGGCCCAGCTCCGGCAGGGTTTCCCCACCTGCATCCTTGCGCTTGACCAGAGCAGTCCGGGTGCGGTCACCTTCACCGGCTCCTCCGACGCGACGCTGGAGGGCTGCAACGTTCATGCAAACTCCGCAGCCGATGACGCCGTTGTGGTCACCGGCAGTGGAAAGGTGTCCACACCCTGCGTCTCCTCCGTCGGCGAAGTGGATGCCACGAGCGGACTGGACATGAGCGAATGCGCCTCGCCGATCGAATATGCCGAAGCGATCGGAGACCCCTTTGCGAACGTTCCCGAGCCCTCCACAAGTGCCCCTTGTGAACCCCAGAACGTCTTCGACGGCCCGCCGTCCACGACCTACACGATCTCAGAAGGCCGGTATTGCGGAGGACTTTCCATCAAGCGGACGGTCATAATGAACCCGGGGGTCTACGTCATTGACGGCGGCACGCTCGAACTGAGTTCAACCAGCATCGTCGACGGTGCGGGCGTGACGTTCTATCTGACGGACGGGGCAACCATCAGCATT carries:
- a CDS encoding pilus assembly protein TadG-related protein, which gives rise to MKKTLFQAFANCRNGTIAVFTALLMPIAIGGFGLGAEASYWYFEQRKLQNAADVAAYAAAAQLRTNRDETSVTDAATAAAVKTGYSTSLGTLTVSWPPSAGSFAGDTNAVEIALREDHPRLFTAIFSSGDVALAGRAVAQLRQGFPTCILALDQSSPGAVTFTGSSDATLEGCNVHANSAADDAVVVTGSGKVSTPCVSSVGEVDATSGLDMSECASPIEYAEAIGDPFANVPEPSTSAPCEPQNVFDGPPSTTYTISEGRYCGGLSIKRTVIMNPGVYVIDGGTLELSSTSIVDGAGVTFYLTDGATISIAGTADVTLSAPTSGDYQGILIFVDRSDPNATHIFNGSSTSSLNGAIYAASGHVEFAGTSSVGGGCTQIVANTVEITGEAGIGSDCTDLGFNDILNSQLVQLVE